In a genomic window of Rhinoderma darwinii isolate aRhiDar2 chromosome 10, aRhiDar2.hap1, whole genome shotgun sequence:
- the LOC142662498 gene encoding nicotinamide N-methyltransferase-like, with amino-acid sequence MMDSTTHKVYHEHDFDSRQYLEHYFSDKPDMVFGDDILKFPIENLRQLFAVGHIKGDNLIDLSLGSFVHHLYSASEFFENIIVLKINNRCIMELKRWVDERTGAFYWGHTSTLHQETEENSDQLGDSEGKVRSAIQHVVKCDLEKENVTEPLVLPPADCIISDCLLDVISKDQDDYIRYLRKFSKLLKPGGHLLLFGALDTTYFIVGKDKFHVFTYDENFARKALVGEGFIIDDCKVQERTVVSDLIDYKGVIFIAAHKEK; translated from the exons ATGATGGATTCCACTACCCATAAGGTCTATCATGAACATGACTTTGATTCCAGACAATATCTGGAGCATTACTTTTCAGATAAACCTGACATGGTCTTTGGAGATGACATCTTGAaatttcccattgaaaatctAAGACAACTTTTCGCAGTGG gtcaTATTAAAGGAGATAACTTGATTGACCTCAGTCTTGGTTCCTTCGTTCATCATCTATATTCGGCCTCTGAGTTTTTCGAAAACATCATAGTGCTGAAGATCAATAACAGATGCATCATGGAGCTGAAGAGATGGGTGGACGAACGTACGGGAGCATTTTATTGGGGCCACACATCAACACTCCATCAAGAGACAGAAGAAAACAG tgacCAGCTTGGGGACAGTGAAGGAAAAGTGAGATCAGCCATTCAACATGTTGTGAAATGCGACCTGGAGAAAGAGAATGTGACAGAGCCGCTGGTCTTACCACCAGCCGATTGTATCATCAGTGATTGTCTCTTGGATGTTATCAGCAAAGATCAAGATGATTACATCAGATATCTGAGGAAGTTCTCTAAGTTGCTAAAACCTGGAGGACACCTCTTATTATTTGGGGCTTTAGATACAACATATTTTATAGTCGGGAAAGACAAGTTTCATGTTTTCACATATGATgagaattttgctaggaaagctCTAGTTGGGGAAGGATTTATCATTGATGACTGTAAGGTCCAGGAGAGAACGGTGGTGAGTGACCTTATTGACTATAAGGGCGTCATATTCATTGCAGCTCACAAGGAGAAGTAG